In Helianthus annuus cultivar XRQ/B chromosome 3, HanXRQr2.0-SUNRISE, whole genome shotgun sequence, a single window of DNA contains:
- the LOC110931451 gene encoding uncharacterized protein LOC110931451, whose translation MDVEEFLAYMHYESQQYIPIKQEVEIVSAKEVSKKVPVKLKNLKEKQAAKRKNQKAEIVKKEIKIEKEESEKPVSVNLEPVFKKEVTKNTSIFDHSSEEESKNEIVHEEKKQVEKISALKVETKADDKQIPRKCLNCEKSESGKL comes from the exons ATGGATGTAGAAGAATTCTTGGCATATATGCATTATGAATCTCAGCAGTATATCCCTATAAAGCAAGAAGTAGAAATAGTCTCAGCAAAAGAAGTTTCTAAAAAAGTTCCG gtaaaattgaaaaatttaaaagaaaaacaagCTGCAAAAAGGAAGAATCAAAAGGCAGAAATAGTTAAAAAGGAGATCAAGATTGAGAAAGAAGAATCTGAAAAGCCTGTATCTGTGAATCTTGAACCAGTGTTTAAGAAAGAGGTTACAAAAAACACATCTATCTTTGATCATTCATCAGAAGAAGAAAGTAAGAATGAAATTGTTCATGAAGAGAAGAAACAGGTTGAAAAGATTTCAGCTTTGAAGGTTGAAACAaaagctgatgataaacagattcctAGGAAATGCTTAAACTGTGAGAAATCTGAATCAG GAAAATTATAA